The Proteiniphilum propionicum genome contains the following window.
GACGTATTGCCACATGTGAAGGAACGATGATATTCGCAACTTCATATTTGCCTTATTTGGCTTGCTATCAAATAAAAGACACGATAATGGAAAAAAAGTGGGGCTTCTTTTATAACCGACCTCATTATGGGATAAGAAATGGAGATTTACTTTTTAATAAAAGTAAATCATTTGGGCAGGTAATTAATCTAAAGATGGACTCTCAATTCATCTATTTATTGTATTTAGATCAGTTATTGAGTGAATTTAATATCAATCAAATGGAAAAATCCATGGCAAACTTGATCTTAGTTTTTGATTATGAGGGAAATGCTGTAGCAAAACTGCGTTTGAGTTGCAGGATAAACGAGATGGCCTTATCCAATGATGGAGATAAACTGTACGGGATAGCTCATTTACCTGAACCAACAATTGTTGAATTTAATCTATCAAAAATCAATAAATCTTTGCACAATCAATAATTTATTTTTATTCGTATGCAAAAGAAAATTCTTTCGGGCTTGTTCGCCCTCGCACTCCTGTCAACCGCAGGTTTCGGAGTGAACAAAAGTTTGAAAAGCGATGCCAATCTGAGTGATTTGGCATTGGCAAATGTGGAGGCATTGGCAGAAAACGAATATCCTGAGTTTTGGGAAAATTGCGCCGGATCATGGGATCGCAAAAGATGTGTATGTGGAAATAGAGCATTTACTTTTGCTGTAGCTGTTAAAAATCCACCTTGCTACACTGATGATATGCTGTACTAATGTAATTTTTCTAAGACTGTTTAAACGAAAATCACGTATATATGAGATAAATATAAACGGAATTACTGTTAAATATTTGCTGTTTTATAAGAGATGTCTATATAACTTATGTTTAAATAAGCGTTTAAACGGTCTTAGATATGGTTTTTATCGACAATATTAATTTCATGGTATAACTTACAAAGTGTTTCGTTTTTAATGATATAAAAAAATCAACAACAAAAATGGAAAAAATTTTTTATTTATTTGTGGTCTGTTTATTAACCGTTTCATGTGTAAAGACAAAAAAAAATGAAGTATTAAGTGTAAGCTACCCTTTTTTAGGACAGTCTTTGATTAGACTGCTAAATTAGTTATTTATGTATACAATGTTATGATGTCGGACAGATTTTTGATAAGCCACTCCCAATACTAGACGATACAGCGGGCAAGACTGCCCGCCAGGGCACTCGTCTTGGCCTTGACCGCTGTAGTGGCTAGTGTTACCTTTGCTTGTCAAAACATCTGTCATACTGCTTCCTTTCGTTTTATCAGTTCTTCCCTATACTCAAAGGGTGTCATGTTGTCCAACGCCTCATGGGGCCGTTCTTCGTTGTAGTCATTCCGCCAGGCTTCTGTCAGTTCCCTGACTTCAGACAAGTTTCGGAAAATGTATCTGTCAAGTACAGCCCTTCTGTAGCTTCCGTTGAAGCGTTCA
Protein-coding sequences here:
- a CDS encoding integrase core domain-containing protein — encoded protein: MSSKFWKKVIWLNGKPKNIRCDNGPEFIAQVFKDWCKGNEINIMYTQPGKPTQNGYIERFNGSYRRAVLDRYIFRNLSEVRELTEAWRNDYNEERPHEALDNMTPFEYREELIKRKEAV
- a CDS encoding NVEALA domain-containing protein; this translates as MQKKILSGLFALALLSTAGFGVNKSLKSDANLSDLALANVEALAENEYPEFWENCAGSWDRKRCVCGNRAFTFAVAVKNPPCYTDDMLY